tgaaaaacctttAGTAGATTAAGATAGCTTTTTGCTTCTATTCCCTACTACATGGGTTTACAAATCATATACATTATATCGTACTGTGTAAAATTAAGTAATAAaagcattttttgaattacaaTTAAGCATAAGTTAAAAAATACATCGTGATATCTGGCAAGAAGTCACGAAATGATTTTCCGAATTAAAATCCTTTGTACTGGtggaaaatatgaaacatgCGGTTCATATTTAGCCTTTATAACTTGGCATTAATGAACTGAACACCTTATGAAATGCAataatttctcattttctactgtttgaaattcttgaaaatgtgATTTCGTCCCAACATGACATCTCACgcatagaaaaataatttcacaaACGCTAAGTGCTCACAGTTTACcctttattttcattgatcAAACATCCTATttactttcttttcaaatatgtAGAGCGCACGTAAGCACTCGTAAGATCTCCTTTGAATAAAACCGTACATGtgtcatgaagaaataaaaactccATAAAATGTTTGCTCGAACTTtgtattaaattaaatgttatgaCCTTCTGCAAAAAAGGaaccaaaacaagaaaacaaaacaatcctACGTTTTGTCTAAAAGGGAGGAGTGTGAGACGTTAACCATTAGCCAAGAGGAGGTCCAAAGTCTGCAACATTTTCAGTAAGAGTTTGACAAAAACATACAAACAATACTCAAgtagaagagagaaaacagaaaagtgCATATCcagaaatatagaaaaaaatctgatcaatattgaagaaaatttacaaatattttaagATACTAAATGAGCCTGAGGTAGATTGTGCTCTATTCTCTATGCAGAATAGTTAAGAAATTACCCGAGGAAAATCTGAAAGACGTGACGTATTGCCACGACCTGTAAAATGTGCCCTTCGTTTGCAGCCAACTCGTTTTCTAAGAACTATAAAggttcacaaaaaaaaatgttaagaaaAAGTTGGACGGCCAGGAAAATCGAGAAATGGCGGCTTGAGCATTTGAGCGTTTAAAAACGTTAAGGCTATAGTTGGAGGACACTTTGCCTTCTGCTGCAGGAAAAATGCTTCCgtttaagaaaaaagtaaatattcGAAATACtatgaataatttgaaaaatcatgGTTCGGATATAGCCGCCTACATTAAAGAGtttaagatgaaaaaaaaaaagaaaaaaaactaccaACAGTGCGCGTATCCCCTAGACGAGATTCTTCAATTAAGaaagaaccatttgaaaattcattataaagATACactaatttagaaaaatagcAATTCAAATCTTTAAGACCTTCgagggcaaacaaaaaagtttcaaacttCCATGGAAATTCCATCAATCAAAGAGTGGCTtgctatataaaaaaaaaatcaaggctCAGCCCTCAATGGGAGGCAAAATTGTTCGGATTGATGTGCCAATAGTGTCAGAGGCAAAGGGAATTAATTCCAGTTAGTTACTGTCCGTAGGTTGAGGAAGATCGGGAGTTTGTTGATAACCTTGATGCTGGTTGGCAATTGGCGAAGACGCGGTGGTTATCTGCGATCCGGAAGCCGTCCCGGAACCTTTGTAGTGACGCCTATGTAAAGAAAATATTGTAACTTCAACTCGCCAACAATGTCTATGCTTTAAAGACAAACATTAGTGGTCTATGATGCTTCACGTAATCCGAGTGATGTTGTAGCTGCCAGCAGGAACGACAGAAGTACTTGAAACAAGCAAGATCGCGACAGAAGTATGGGCCTTGCTGGACGCCGCAGGTGGCGCAGAGCGAGTCCTCCAAATACGGGTCCACTTGAACCTTCTTGGTGAACTTGGGAGTCTTGATCTCGATGAACGCAGCAGCCACAGCTTTCATGTACGAGCGATTGTTGTTGAAAGTAACACGGCCCGATCCAATAggatatttaaatttatccGTGTCGATTCCAGCATAGAGAACACCACCAAACAAGTCATTCATAATGTGCGCCAAACCTTCAGCATTGAGCATTCCATGCAAAGCTCCAACGAAGACAGTTTTCTGGGGATCAAGACGCTGAGTTGGCGAACGGACGTAGTTGCTGTCGCTCAACATCCAGGGAATAACCTGCACCTCCTTTGAGCGCATGCGACGCGAAGAAATCTTGTAGTACCAGCTACCACCGTTGCTGTAGTCGTGCGTGCAAGCTTGCAATAGAGATTTGACGTGTTTCTCGTTGTCGAAGATTATGTAAACATAACCTTTGGGGGGATTAGCCACATTGTCCTTGCCTGGCCATTCCACCTTGATTGATCCAAACTGCTTGAAAGCGTTAGTGAGCGATACTTCAGTTATGTCCCATGGGACGCCACCTAGGAAGACTTTACAAGAATACGTAGCATTCTTGTAGGCGCGCGGAGGAAGATGACCACTCCAAGTGCATGTTGGTTCGCAAAGAGAAGCAGCGTTGCGGTACATACGAGCAGCTCGTTCCAGATTACTATTTCCATCAGTTGGGCCTGATGAAGAATTGAAAGATCCCGACCCTAATCCAAGGGCAGCAGCACTCAACGAGGGTGACCAAGATGATTGCAATGCATTCTCCACAGCATTCAACGCATTACGATCGACCCCATTGCCAGAAGATCCGTTTAAAAGAGAAGATAATCCATTTGCGTTCCCAGCAATAGCCTATTTGACAATCAATAATCAGCTGGAAGCTTAACTTAAATCAATTACACAAAATTACCTGCAGACTTTGAAGATTACGAAGATTTTGCCATGCTTGAAGGTTCTGGAGATTGGCCAATTCCTGGAGATTTTGCAGATTGGTCTGCAGTGTTTGCAAACTCTGTGGGCTCATATCATTTCCAGTCAGGCTACCAAGTTGGGCCAATCCATTCTGCTGCAAAGCTGCCTGCAGTTTGCTGTTTTGTAAAGCCTGTTGCTGTTGATAGGTAAGTTGTTGCTGCAACCCCTGATTAGAAAATGGATTCACACTCGGCGGCGACACGCCAGACGTGTTACTTCCCGACATATTGAGACTttgctgaaaataaaaaagggatcaACAGGATCATTACTACGTCTTGTCAAACGTACGCAACAAGTGGTTTTACCATTAATTCAGTAAGCGAAGACTCGACGCTTGAAATTCCCGACGAGCTCAACATGGAAAGATCCGATTCAGTTGGTGAGGCACCTTGCCCATCATGGCCGCGTTGACAACCCATCATCAAAACCTGTTCCAAAGTAGGGCTGCCCGATTCCCTACAATGAATGATAATGTATTTATGATCCTACTACTAAAATACTTATTCCTACCTAAAAAGAGAAGTCCCGCGAATAGGACGACAACACGAAGTGGGCGTTGAGTGAATCCCTGGCTGCATAGAGCTGCTAAAACCTCCAGTAGATTGTGAACGAGTAGTACGTGGCTGGCCACTAGCAACGGGCGATGACGCGGATGAAGTAGGCGAGTCTCCTAATCCCGAGCTAGCCATCGATTGACGATGTTGGCTCAACGACATAGAGCGTTGCGATGGCTGATTGTTGTTTGAAGAATTGGGGATCAATTTGTTCATTGACTGACCTTCATTCTACAATCCTTGATTTAGTATTTTAATCATATTCACAAAAGAAAGACATACCTTGTTGAGGAACAGCGATGACGAGCTAAAAGACTTCAATTGATTCTGTTGCTCCCTTTGTTGCTCCAACTGGTGCTGCTTTAAAGCTTGGCTGAGCTGATGTTGTTGCAACAAGTTAGCCAAAACGTCATCTTGCTGAGAAACCATTTGATTCCCATTGTTCCCATTAGAACTGAAGCCGGAGAACAAATCCGACATGGACAAGGAATCTACACACAGATCACAATGAGCGCGACTTCCGACGTAATACAATCAAACAATTTACCAGTATAGTTGCGTTTCGATGCCACCTCTCCAGTGAGGTTAGTAAGATCAAGACTGTTCTCCAACATGGCATTGATTCTCTGCATAATCTCCAAATTCGTAGCTTCACCCATCGTGCCACTGCTGCTCGTCCCGTTGTTGGTTTGAGCAGATTGAACTTGGTTGCCGTTTGAGTTCGTGCCACACAAACGACTCAAATTAAGACCAAATCCTAAATCAACTGATGGATCACTACCGAGTCCTAActgcaaatgaaaaaaatacaacttaGTTTACACGATTGGGTATTTGTCAAAGTTTAACGgtccaaattttaaaaagagggATGAGAAAAATCAGTTACTCAATTTCCGGACTGGACCCTCTACAGCGACATTTCTAACTTTGCCGTGACAATTCTAAACAATCTCACTTATTTTTAACTAAAAACCAAGCCTAAAACTAAGAGCactgcaatattttaaaacaaattcagaagAGCTCAAAACACGAGGTCCTTACTTGTGGAAAGCTAGGCATCTTCTCTCAGTTGACGTGGTGGTGTTCTACGGCCGTAGAACGTTCCGCTCCCCTTCAATttcgaacaaaagaaaaatgaatcgatTGATACCACAAAATTAACacgtcatttaaaaaaattactttcacAATGGTAATAAAGTAATCAGATGAAAATTCTGACTACTCAAGAATTAATACAAATTCAAGAAAGCAATGAACGTGCGGCCGGTTTCGACCAACACCAAGATCGAATGAATCGTTTTGTCAAGCCCCTGCCGGCAAAGGTAAGCTATTCGCTTGGcaaaaacaaaggaaaaatttacCTTTTATTTCATACCCCTTCACGAATATTATATATACCCTACCTCAAACAGGGTACGAACGAGATAGGTTTTCAGACTCTTCCTCCCGTTAATTTTCCCAACTCGAGACTAGACAACGTTCAACCTTGATAAAAAAAGAGGTATGGCAGACGTTTTCCTGTAGGCTATCGGGAGGAAGGGAGAGGatcgttttaaaaaagttgtaaTATTATTTGATTAAACCCCTATTTCCGTCGTTAAACATAAATGATTTAAGTTGATTGTTATTAACTGACAGGtaactaaataactttttatgttttgtttattttcagttCAGTTGAATTCTTGCTTCTGTTGAGAAGTGTCACCAAACAATagcaattttgttttcatactGAAATGTCTTGCTGGTGCAATTTTTGAAAGGGTTACTGTTTTCTTGAAGTAaactatattttgttttatttcttttacagTCCTGGATGTTGGTGCTGGACCACTTATTATCAACGGCATGAAATGGCCACCTCTGATCAACCTGATGGATGGAACCAAGAGGTATATCATGCTGCTATGTAGTTCAAATGACAATGATTGATCAGTCTCCCATTTAAATAGGTTGAAGTAGTAAAGAATGATTCCTCAAATGGATTAGGTCGTCATGATTC
The sequence above is drawn from the Daphnia pulicaria isolate SC F1-1A chromosome 1, SC_F0-13Bv2, whole genome shotgun sequence genome and encodes:
- the LOC124320268 gene encoding cytoplasmic polyadenylation element-binding protein-like yields the protein MPSFPQLGLGSDPSVDLGFGLNLSRLCGTNSNGNQVQSAQTNNGTSSSGTMGEATNLEIMQRINAMLENSLDLTNLTGEVASKRNYTDSLSMSDLFSGFSSNGNNGNQMVSQQDDVLANLLQQHQLSQALKQHQLEQQREQQNQLKSFSSSSLFLNKNEGQSMNKLIPNSSNNNQPSQRSMSLSQHRQSMASSGLGDSPTSSASSPVASGQPRTTRSQSTGGFSSSMQPGIHSTPTSCCRPIRGTSLFRESGSPTLEQVLMMGCQRGHDGQGASPTESDLSMLSSSGISSVESSLTELMQSLNMSGSNTSGVSPPSVNPFSNQGLQQQLTYQQQQALQNSKLQAALQQNGLAQLGSLTGNDMSPQSLQTLQTNLQNLQELANLQNLQAWQNLRNLQSLQAIAGNANGLSSLLNGSSGNGVDRNALNAVENALQSSWSPSLSAAALGLGSGSFNSSSGPTDGNSNLERAARMYRNAASLCEPTCTWSGHLPPRAYKNATYSCKVFLGGVPWDITEVSLTNAFKQFGSIKVEWPGKDNVANPPKGYVYIIFDNEKHVKSLLQACTHDYSNGGSWYYKISSRRMRSKEVQVIPWMLSDSNYVRSPTQRLDPQKTVFVGALHGMLNAEGLAHIMNDLFGGVLYAGIDTDKFKYPIGSGRVTFNNNRSYMKAVAAAFIEIKTPKFTKKVQVDPYLEDSLCATCGVQQGPYFCRDLACFKYFCRSCWQLQHHSDYVKHHRPLMRHYKGSGTASGSQITTASSPIANQHQGYQQTPDLPQPTDSN